GAGTACGGATGACATCAATATGAGCGGTTTTGAGAAGGATTCGAATTGAGACGCCATAACAACATAAACCAACATCACAATGAGTAAGAACAATGTAGTTAGATCGCCGAATGTATCTTGTTGATCTTCGTATGATCCGCCGATATTTATCACAATTCCCGGAGGGACATCAAGCGTGTCAACAATTTTCTGAATTTCAGGAACAAGCTCACTCAAAGCAACATTAACAGGTGTGGCCGATACCGTTACAATACGTTCACGGCGTTGACGTTCAATTTTGGGAGGAGCCCAATATTCTTCAATAGTGGCAAGTTCTTTCAACTTTATCATCTGGCCGGTAGGAGTCATCAAAGTTAATTCTTCGATATCGGTAATAGAATTTCTGTAATCCTCTTCAAGGCGAACTACAATATCATATTCCTCGCCATCTTCTTTCAAATATCCGACAGTCATTCCGTTAACACGATTACGAACATAAGTAGCCGCAGTTGCAGTCGTAAGTCCGTGAAGAGCTAATTTTTCTTTATCGAAATTTATTTGCAATTCCGCACGGTCTTCTTCCCTACTTATCTTAATATCACGTGCACCCTTAACATCTTTAAGTTTTTGTTCTATTTCGAGGGCAAGAGCATTGGTTTTATCGAAATCATATCCGAAGATTTGAACATCGACTGTGTTGGAACCACCCATGCCACCTGATGTGGAAACTTGGTATTTTATTACTTCGGGCATTGATTCCAACTCTTGACGAACAACTTCAGAGATTTCAAAAATTGTACGCTCTCTTTCGTATTTTTTCGAAGTACGCACCGTCATATTAATAGTATTACTTGACGATTGAGAGAACAAACTTGAGATACTTGCTTCATCGCTTGAACCTGCTGTAGTTGAAATAAGTTGAGTTTCAGGAACAAGTACCATAATTTTTTCCTCAATACTACGAGCTATCTTTGCAGTTTCTTCAACTCGGGTACCACGTTGTAATTCAACATAAACAGAAAAACGTCCGTTATCTTCCTGCGGCATAAAGTCGAAACCTATTCTGCCGTTAATTAAAGGAATTAATGAAACCACAAACAATATTACTGCTACAGACAGGGTAATATACCTGTGCTTCATACACACTCTCAATGCTTTTGCATAGAAAACATCCACTTTATCCAAGAAACGAACCACAGTATTTTCGTAAGTAAAACGCGGTTGTTTTTTACGTTTAGCTTTTCTTTCTTCATTAGCTTTTTTAGATTTCAGTAATTTTGAAGAAAGCATCGGGGTAAGAGTAATAGCTACAACAGTTGAAGTACAAACAACAATAGTTACAATCCAACCCATTTCTTTAAAGATAACTCCCATTTGTCCGCCCAACATTGTCAAAGGAACAAATACGGCAACAATTACGAGTGTAGTTGCGATAACCGATACCCAGACTTCATTAGTAGCGTAAATCGCCGCCTCTCGAGGACTTGCTCCCCGTTCAATATGCCGTGTGATATTTTCCAATACAACAATGGCATCATCCACAACCATACCAATGGCGATCGTCAACGAACATAATGATATAATATTCAGGGAACTATCGACAAAGAGCAGATAAATGAATGCGACAACCAAAGAAATCGGAATTGTTACACCAATGATAATTGTGGCTCGCCATTTACCCAAGAAGAATAATACGACTAACACAACAAAAAGTAAGGCGTACATAATTGATTCCGTGAGGCCATTTATCGCGTTTGAAATATATTCCGAAGAATCATAAATCAAATCTATCTCAATATCAGGAGGTAATGTCGGTATAATTTTTTCCAATTCACTAACAACATCCTTACAAACCTGAACAGAGTTGGCGCCGGATTGTTTCATAACAATCATACGAACACCATCCATTCCATTAATCTTTTCTTCCAGAGATAAATCTTTGATTGTATCTCTCACTATTGCCAAGTCGCGAACAAAAATTTGTTTTCCATCATAAGTTGTAGTAACAACAATATCATTTATTTCACTACTTTCAACAAATTCTCCTTGAACGCGCAACTGGTATTGTTCGTTACCCATTTTTACCGAACCGGATGCAAGGTTAAGATTGCTGGATGCAATAGCTTGGCCTACGGCTTCAAGACTAAGGTTATATGAATTAATTCTGTTCGGGTCTAATTCAACATAAACGTATCTACTTGGAGCTCCTGAAATAGAGAGACTTCCGATGCCATCGATACGATTAAGAACATTAACAACCTGATCGTCTAATATTTTTTCCAATCCCACATAGCTTTCATCTGCCGTAATTGCATACTGCATAATGGGCATCATACTCGAATTGAACTTGTAGATTGTCGGCCTGTTACAATCGTCCGGTAAAGATTCATACACCATATCTATAGCCGACCGCACATCATTTATCGACTCATCCAGATTTGTTCCCCAGTTAAATTCTAACATTACCACCGACATATTATCCATAGAAGTTGAATAGATTTCTTTCAATCCGTCAACAGAGTTCAATGAATTTTCCAACAAACGTGTGACATTAGTTTCAATTTCACTTCCGTTAGCGCCGGCGTAAACAGTCATAACCGACACATACGGCGGCTCCATTTCAGGGTATTGATCTATGGGTAATCTTTGTAAACTAAAGACACCCAGAATAACAACCGCCACAAAGATCAAAGCTGTGGTAATCGGTTTATTAATAGCTGTTTTATATATACTCATCGCTTATTTCTTTAATACAATAAAATGAAATTTATTTTTTATTGACAACATTAAGTTTGACTCCTTCAACGAGCCTTGCTTGACCAACAACAACAAGTTCACTACCTTCTTTGATTTGGTCTGACAAAATCTCAATATTATCGTCGAAACGTTGACCCAAATTAACGACAACTCTTTTTGCCACGCCGTTTTCATTTAAGAAAACATAACGTTCATTAGCTCCCTGCATTTTTAATACAGATTGATAAGGTGCTATCACACTCTCAATTTCTCCCATCGAAATTGTTGTGGTAGCATACATTCCCGGCCTGAGTGTTTCATGCGGATTAGAAATAATCAGCTTAACTTGGAAAGTATGTGATGATGCATCAATTGTCGGATATACCATTTCAATTTTTGCCGGAAATACTCTATCCGGATAAATTGTTGAACGAACATCTACATCCATACCGTTTTTCACCAAAGGAAAATATGTTTCGGGAATATTGATAAAAGCTTTCAGAACATTCATTTGTGTTAATACAACGATCGGTTGACCTGAATAAAGTTCTCCGTCTTCATAATATTTTGCTGTTATTACACCGGAGAAAGGCGCTTTTACGTATGTATTCTGTTCCAAGAAAGCCACATTCTCACGAGTCTGTTCCAATTGCAACTTTATCTGATCATAATTTTGCTGAGAAATACTACCCATTTTATGCAAAGCTTCAACTCTTTCATATTCAACCTCAAGATTAGCCAAGGAAAGCTTTGCCGTTCTGACTTGGTTTTGATCCAGGCGGGCAAGATTATCACCTTTATTAACTCTTGAGCCGACTTCAACATAAATATGTTCTATACGACCAGTCATTGAAGGCGCAACATTCATAGTTTCATAACCTTGTAAAGTTGTGTTGAAATCAAGGATTCTTGCAATCTCACTCTTGTGCAAAACAAGGGTTTCAACAGGTTCAATACGCTCAACGTGTGTTTCAGTAGTTGTGTTTTTTTGTCCGCAACCGACAAAAAGTAAAGCTATACAGCTTAAAATCATTAGTTTTTTAAATTTATTCATGGTGTTTAATTATTATCTAATTTATCAATTATAATTAATCGGTAATATTTAATAAGTTTTTCAATTCTATTTTAGCATTCGTTAAATCGATAATCGATTGAATATAATTGCTTTGAGCGGTAATAAGGTTTGTACTCGCATTAGTAACGTCAAGGCTGGAAGCTCTACCATACTCATATTTATTAGAGATATTACCGAAAACTCTTTCGGAAACCTCAATGTTCTTACTTTGAGTTTCATAGTTTTCATAAGCAGAGAGCAAATTATATTTTAACTGGCGTTCTTGAATCTTTAGCGCATCGCTTGTTGTTATAAATTCATTTTGTGCAATCTGATGCGATAATTTTGCTTCCTGAAGTTTTGCAGTTCTCGTTCCGCTTGACCAAATAGGAACGCTGACAGAAACTCCAACCAAACTCGGAGGAGTCATATTCATACCTTCGCTTTTTCCAAAATATGTTTTTGCAGAATATTGATAGAAAACATTTGCAGAAGGAATATAATCCATTGCACTCATCGTAATTTGTTTTTGCGTTAATGCAAGATTCTTTTGCAATAATTGGTAATCGTAATTATTACTCATGTTAAAATTAGTTGCAATAAGGTTGTGAGTAGAATTAATATCAATTATATCGTCAAGTTTGTCTGTGAGAATAAGTTTGCTATCTATATCAGCGCCTAATTGTAATATTAATGAATTATACAACATTTCGAGAGTTCGCTTAGTGCTGTTTATTGTATTTTCCAAAGAAGACACTTGAACGTAAAGTTGATCAGCGTCAACTTGCTCTGCAACACCCACTGTTACCGAATTTTGGGTTGTTTGATATAAAGTTTTAAGGTTTTCCAAACTTTGTTCAAGCAATCCTATAGTTTCTTCCATCGCTAAAGCTGTTGTATATAATTGAGATACGGTCGAAGATATTTGTTGTTTGTTTTTCTCCGAATTAATATCAGCCATTTCAATAGCTATATTATTAAGTAAAGTACCTACAATTTGTGCACCGCTAATTGCAACAGCAGCAGTAACCGCCATAGTTCCTACCGGATTTAAGGGTATTGCCACGCTAATCGGTTCTACGCCGGGCACGCCCGTATCCATTTCCATAACCATTTCATAACCGCAATAGTTTTGATAATCCAGAGATCCGTTAACTTGTGGCAGCATCGTAGCTAACGTTTGCCATTTGGCTCTTTTAGCTTTCTGGATAGATAGATCGCTATTTGCAACAGACAAGTTATGTTCCCATGCATACTGTTGTGCATCTTTAAGCGAAAGCGACAATGTTTTGCTTTCTTGAGCAAATCCGTTGCAAAACATTGCAATAGCCACAAAAACAACTAAAAAGATTTTTTTATTCATATATTTACTTATTTATTATTATCAATTAAAATTAAATTAAAAAAACAGTTAGACGATAAACTTATTGTTTGGTTTCAAATTATTTCACTTTTTCTTTATTATTTTTTACTTTGAGATAATATTGCAAGCCGTTTTCATTTACAAGAATTCTCAAATAACTGTCCAACAGAAAATCTATCGACTGTTGGGTCGTAAACTTTCTAAATTGTTTCAAATTATCTACAGCCTTACCTTTTAAAGCAGTTAAAAAAATTGCCATTGCAACAACATCAATTTCTTTACGATATAAATTATCTTGAACTCCTTCAATCAAATTGTCTCTTACAATCTCATACATTTTTTCATCGGCTTCCTGCATGTGTTTTTGCAGAATATCGGGATAATATTTTTGCATATCAAAGAAGAAACTTCCGAATTTCTCGTGATGTTTCTCATTAAAAAAACTTGCACCCTTCAACATTTTATCAATGCTGTTTGCATTATCATCATTACTTGTTTTTTTCTTAATAAACTTAATCTGTCCGCAACGCAACGACTCAAGTATTTCTTCAATCAATTCTTCTTTTTGGTTAAAATAGGAATAGAAAGTTTTCTTAGAAATACGTAATTCGTTGCAAATGTCATCAATAGACACGCTTCTAAGTCCGTATTTCAAGAACATCTCAGAGGATGTTGTTATTATTTTATCACGCACATTCATATATAACCGTTGTTTATAATTGGCGGCAAAGATATACTTCTTAAGAACACAGAAAACATTATTTATTGTTAAAAATACATAAACTTAAACTTAATTTATGTTAAATAATTGATTACGATACAATTACAGGAAACTAAGAACGTTTTAAAGTTTCCTGAGTAAACTGCGGGGCGGAAATCAAAAAGTTGCATATGATGATTAATATGTTTGATAATGTGGCAATTATAAAATATTTAAATAAATTATTAAATTTCTAAATTTTATAACCCTGCATTTGAAATACCGAATTAATAACCCGCACTTTTTATATCTTTGCAGTAATCTTCAAATTCTAAAACCATAATATGTATCTATATAACAAAATTCTTCTCGGTGCTGTTGCCGGCGATATTATAGGTTCAAGATTTGAGTTCAATTCTAATAAAAGTATTCATTTTTCATTTTTCGATCCTAAGTGTGATTTTACCGATGACACAGTTATGACTGTTGCTATCGCAGACTGGTTGTTGACCGGCAGCAACTTAGTTGATACGGTTAAATATTACGGTAATAAATATACTAATAGAGGTTACGGTAATAAATTTCAACTTTGGTTAAATACAAATGGCATTAAGCCTTATAATAGTTTCGGTAACGGTTCAGCTATGAGGGTCAGTCCTGTTGGTTGGTTGTTCGATACACTGGAAGAAACTTAAAAAAAAGCGAAAGAAAGTGCGGAAATAACACATAATCATCCGGAAGGAATAAAAGGAGCACAGGCTACAGCTGCATGTATATTTTTAGCCCGAACCGGAACTTCAAAAGAGAAGATAAAAAAATATGTAGAAACAACTTTTAACTATAATTTAAGCAGAACCTGCGATGAGATTCGGCCTGATTATGAATTTAATGAAACATGTCAAGGTTCGGTTCCTGAATCCATAATCTGTTTTTTAGAAAGTTCCGATTTTGAAAGCGCCGTAAGATTAGCTATTTCTTTAGGCGGAGATGCCGATACTATGGCAACAATTGCCGGCTCAATTGCCGAAGCATATTATAAAGAAATTCCTAAATGGATAACGCAAGAAACCATTAACCGTCTTCCCGAAGAGTTTGTTATTGTACTCACTGAATTTAGTAAAAATTTGATTTTATAAAGCGACCTTTTTAATATCAAAAATATTTATTTATCTTAAAAAATCATACGCATTTAATTAAAAAATAAACTTTCGTTTACTCAACAATTATAATAAAACATAACATTATGATAATCGAAACAAATAATAGAAAAAACCGGACAAGCATGCAGATGATTAATAGTCTTCAACCCGATGAAATTTTTGTTTTCGGTAGTAATCTGCACGGACATCATGGCGGTGGTGCGGCACAAATGGCGAAAGAACGCTGGGGTGCAATTTGGGGACAAGGTGTTGGACTGCAAGGACAAACTTACGCTATTCCAACCATGCATGGAGGTGTTGATTTAATAAAACCCTATATTAATGATTTTATAGAATTTGCAAAATCTCATCCTGAAAAAATATTCCTTGTAACCGAGATTGGCTGCGGAATAGCAGGATTTACCCCACAAGAAATTGCGCCGCTATTTAATGATGCTGTAAATATTGAAAATATCCGATTGCCGCAAAGATTTTGGGAAGTACTTGATAGTAAAAACCAACAATGATGAATGAATAAAAAAACAACTGCCGAAATGTCAAAATAGTATCAACTAATCTAACAGTCTGGCAGTTGTTTATAATTATATTTCCGTAAATCCGGTAATTTTATTCCGGCATTTTAGAATTATTATATTCTTAAATGTTTCACTCTTACATTCCCGGGCAATACTTAGCAATTTTATCGCTAATATTTTTATCTCCGTAAGATTTTTTAAATGCTTGAGCGAATTGTTCCGCCAGTTTCTTGGCAGCAATATGATAAGCTTCCTTGTTTTGCCATGTATTGATAGGAACTAAAAGGTCATCAGGAACACCTTCGATATGTTTCGGAATATGTAAATGAAAGACTTCATCTACAATATAATCATTTGTATTGAGTGTTCCGTTAAGTGCAGCATCAACCATTTTGCGAGTATATACGAGATCAAACCGCTTTCCTACGCCATAACCGCCGCCTGTCCAACCCGTATTGATAAGATAAACCTGAGTATTGTGTTTATCCATTTTAGCACCGAGAAGATCCGAATACATATTAGGATTACTAGGCATGAAAGGAGCTCCGAAAAATCTGCTGAAAGTTGTTTGCGGTTCCACAATACCAGTTTCCGTACCGGCAAGTTTGCTGGTGTAACCCATAAGGAACCAAAGCATTGCTTGTTCTTTATTTAGAATTGAAACAGGAGGTAAAACACCATAAGCATCTGCCGTGAGGAAAAGTATAGTAGTTGGATGTCCGCTACAAGAACTTTCCTTGATATTTTTCAAAAATGACAACGGATAAGATGCGCGGGAGTTTTCCGTTAAACGGTTGTCATAATAATCCACTTCGCCGTTCGGATAAACCATTGCGTTTTCAAGAATTGCACCGTGTTTTGTAGGTTCAGCCTTGTGCATCACAGCATCATAAATATCCGGTTCTTTTTTCGGATTAATATCAATCATTTTTGCAAAACAACCGTATTCAAAATTCGCGATACCTTTATCATCCCAACCATGTTCATCATCACCAAGAAGAGCTCTGTTTGGATCTGCCGAAAGAGTTGTTTTTCCTGTCCCAGAAAGTCCGAGCAACAAAGCGGAGTCGCCGTCCTTACCTTCATTAGCGGAACAATGCAAAGGTAAAATTCCTTCCAAAGGAAGATAATAATTCATAACGGTAAAGATCATCTTTTTCATTGAACCGCAATAAGATGAACCGACAATAACACCGCAGCGGCGATCATAATCCATAGCAACAATCATATCTGAAGTCGTACCGTCGGGTAGTTTTCTAAGTAAACCGTCGTATTTTTTCTTATCTAATTTATTGTACGGCAAACATAATAAAAGGAAGTCTTTATTATAAAAAATACTTTTATGAATATCTGCAGGAATTGGACGAAACATATTGTCTATAAAAACCGAATGTAATGCAGAACTGGTAACTGTTGTTACTGGTAAAGCATAGTCGGAATCGGCGCCTACAACTCTCTCGGTAACGTAAGCCTGAGGTTTTTCAAGAAGCATTTGAATAGCATCTTCAAAAACCATATCAAAAACTTTTTCGTCTATCGGCAGATTATTAGCAGAAGTCCAATCTATATTCTTTTCAGAGATTGTTCTTTTAACCATTACCGTATCTTTCGGACTTCTTCCTGTGGATTCGGGGCGCGACCAAGTAGCCAGTGCACCGCTTTCACAAACTATCGCCTCACGGTTATCAATAGCGTGTTCGATCATTTTGCTTCTTTCAAGATTCTTGAAAACTTTCTGATGCTTGTTTAGTGCATCATGTAATTTGTTGATAGGATTCATCAGTGTTTCGAGGTTTAATTATTCAATAAAAACAGTTAAATATTGAGTTAAAAATTTATTTTTTATCAATGTTAATTAAAAGAATATCTTCTGAATTATAAGGACTTAAAAAAACAATAATGCTAAAACTTTGTGTGTTTTAGCATTATAAATTCATTTTTTCAAATAACTCTTCTTTGCAAAGATATATAAATTTGTTTATTAAACTTGAAATTAGACAAATGATTTAAATATAAAATGGATAAAACCGGTAAAACGAATAAAGGATCATAAAATTTACATATTATTTTTTGTTCGGAATATTAAAGTTTAGTATCACTTGATAAATAAATTAAAAATTCTTTAAAATAATTACACTATCCCAATTCCTTTATTTTTTCCAAAGCCAACGCATCCAAAACTATAATCTTTTTATCCTCAAGACGTATTAAACCGTCGGCTTCAAAACCCTTGATTACCCTTGTAGCATTTTCGGGTGTAACAACAGCAAATTCCGCAATATCTTTTCTTGTCAAGTAATTATAAACAGAAATGCCTTCGTTCTCGGGGAAATTTGAAAGATATAATATAACTTGCGCCATTTTGCCGTTCATCTGCTTATATAACATACTGTTGAATACGGAGAAATACCTGCTTTCAGTTCTTGCGAATCTTCCCATCAACTTAAAACTAAACATTGTATTTTCACTTGCAAGTTTACGTAAATACTCATTATCAAACACACAGATAGTACAATCGCTTAAGGCCTGAGCAGTAAAATGATATGTGCCGGGATAAAATAATCCCGACAAAGAAAGAAAATCACCCTGCGTTGCTATTCTTAAATTGGTATTTTTACCAAACCCATTTTCCATACATTCCTTTACATATCCCTTCAAAATAAACATTGCCGAAGAAGTATAGGCTCCCTGCTTAAATAATATTTCGCCGGGTTTGAACTTCATTTGGTGTTTGTAAAATTGTAATTCGTTCAAAATGTCATCTGACAAATCTTCAAAACAATTAGCTCCGAGATTGATCATAGGGATTGAGGCAATTAATTCTTTCCTATCCATCTATTTCATTTTAAATTATTTGCAAATATACGAAAAAATAATATTGTTACATAACAACTCTAAGATTGTCGCATAACAACATGAAAAAATGTCAAAAAAATTTTTATGGTATTAGCTTTGCAAATAAATAATCAAATGGATAAAAACATGCAAACAATTAAATTAACTAAGGATGATTTTTTAAAGAAGGTAACAAACTATGAAATTAATCCGAATGAATG
Above is a window of Bacteroidales bacterium DNA encoding:
- a CDS encoding TetR/AcrR family transcriptional regulator, producing MNVRDKIITTSSEMFLKYGLRSVSIDDICNELRISKKTFYSYFNQKEELIEEILESLRCGQIKFIKKKTSNDDNANSIDKMLKGASFFNEKHHEKFGSFFFDMQKYYPDILQKHMQEADEKMYEIVRDNLIEGVQDNLYRKEIDVVAMAIFLTALKGKAVDNLKQFRKFTTQQSIDFLLDSYLRILVNENGLQYYLKVKNNKEKVK
- a CDS encoding efflux RND transporter permease subunit; this translates as MSIYKTAINKPITTALIFVAVVILGVFSLQRLPIDQYPEMEPPYVSVMTVYAGANGSEIETNVTRLLENSLNSVDGLKEIYSTSMDNMSVVMLEFNWGTNLDESINDVRSAIDMVYESLPDDCNRPTIYKFNSSMMPIMQYAITADESYVGLEKILDDQVVNVLNRIDGIGSLSISGAPSRYVYVELDPNRINSYNLSLEAVGQAIASSNLNLASGSVKMGNEQYQLRVQGEFVESSEINDIVVTTTYDGKQIFVRDLAIVRDTIKDLSLEEKINGMDGVRMIVMKQSGANSVQVCKDVVSELEKIIPTLPPDIEIDLIYDSSEYISNAINGLTESIMYALLFVVLVVLFFLGKWRATIIIGVTIPISLVVAFIYLLFVDSSLNIISLCSLTIAIGMVVDDAIVVLENITRHIERGASPREAAIYATNEVWVSVIATTLVIVAVFVPLTMLGGQMGVIFKEMGWIVTIVVCTSTVVAITLTPMLSSKLLKSKKANEERKAKRKKQPRFTYENTVVRFLDKVDVFYAKALRVCMKHRYITLSVAVILFVVSLIPLINGRIGFDFMPQEDNGRFSVYVELQRGTRVEETAKIARSIEEKIMVLVPETQLISTTAGSSDEASISSLFSQSSSNTINMTVRTSKKYERERTIFEISEVVRQELESMPEVIKYQVSTSGGMGGSNTVDVQIFGYDFDKTNALALEIEQKLKDVKGARDIKISREEDRAELQINFDKEKLALHGLTTATAATYVRNRVNGMTVGYLKEDGEEYDIVVRLEEDYRNSITDIEELTLMTPTGQMIKLKELATIEEYWAPPKIERQRRERIVTVSATPVNVALSELVPEIQKIVDTLDVPPGIVINIGGSYEDQQDTFGDLTTLFLLIVMLVYVVMASQFESFSKPLILMSSVLFAITGVVAALLITNTTLDMIGALGIILLVGIVVKNGIVLVDYINLMRDRGYEMREAIALSGQSRLRPVLMTAVTTILGMLPMALSTSEGSEIWVPLGIVVIGGLTVSTIVTLIVVPVLYSFLSRKGERNKSEKLRKTFVFMDQSDETNGALKIEGGKSDNDHKI
- a CDS encoding phosphoenolpyruvate carboxykinase (ATP), giving the protein MNPINKLHDALNKHQKVFKNLERSKMIEHAIDNREAIVCESGALATWSRPESTGRSPKDTVMVKRTISEKNIDWTSANNLPIDEKVFDMVFEDAIQMLLEKPQAYVTERVVGADSDYALPVTTVTSSALHSVFIDNMFRPIPADIHKSIFYNKDFLLLCLPYNKLDKKKYDGLLRKLPDGTTSDMIVAMDYDRRCGVIVGSSYCGSMKKMIFTVMNYYLPLEGILPLHCSANEGKDGDSALLLGLSGTGKTTLSADPNRALLGDDEHGWDDKGIANFEYGCFAKMIDINPKKEPDIYDAVMHKAEPTKHGAILENAMVYPNGEVDYYDNRLTENSRASYPLSFLKNIKESSCSGHPTTILFLTADAYGVLPPVSILNKEQAMLWFLMGYTSKLAGTETGIVEPQTTFSRFFGAPFMPSNPNMYSDLLGAKMDKHNTQVYLINTGWTGGGYGVGKRFDLVYTRKMVDAALNGTLNTNDYIVDEVFHLHIPKHIEGVPDDLLVPINTWQNKEAYHIAAKKLAEQFAQAFKKSYGDKNISDKIAKYCPGM
- a CDS encoding Crp/Fnr family transcriptional regulator — protein: MDRKELIASIPMINLGANCFEDLSDDILNELQFYKHQMKFKPGEILFKQGAYTSSAMFILKGYVKECMENGFGKNTNLRIATQGDFLSLSGLFYPGTYHFTAQALSDCTICVFDNEYLRKLASENTMFSFKLMGRFARTESRYFSVFNSMLYKQMNGKMAQVILYLSNFPENEGISVYNYLTRKDIAEFAVVTPENATRVIKGFEADGLIRLEDKKIIVLDALALEKIKELG
- a CDS encoding efflux RND transporter periplasmic adaptor subunit; the protein is MNKFKKLMILSCIALLFVGCGQKNTTTETHVERIEPVETLVLHKSEIARILDFNTTLQGYETMNVAPSMTGRIEHIYVEVGSRVNKGDNLARLDQNQVRTAKLSLANLEVEYERVEALHKMGSISQQNYDQIKLQLEQTRENVAFLEQNTYVKAPFSGVITAKYYEDGELYSGQPIVVLTQMNVLKAFINIPETYFPLVKNGMDVDVRSTIYPDRVFPAKIEMVYPTIDASSHTFQVKLIISNPHETLRPGMYATTTISMGEIESVIAPYQSVLKMQGANERYVFLNENGVAKRVVVNLGQRFDDNIEILSDQIKEGSELVVVGQARLVEGVKLNVVNKK
- a CDS encoding TolC family protein, which codes for MNKKIFLVVFVAIAMFCNGFAQESKTLSLSLKDAQQYAWEHNLSVANSDLSIQKAKRAKWQTLATMLPQVNGSLDYQNYCGYEMVMEMDTGVPGVEPISVAIPLNPVGTMAVTAAVAISGAQIVGTLLNNIAIEMADINSEKNKQQISSTVSQLYTTALAMEETIGLLEQSLENLKTLYQTTQNSVTVGVAEQVDADQLYVQVSSLENTINSTKRTLEMLYNSLILQLGADIDSKLILTDKLDDIIDINSTHNLIATNFNMSNNYDYQLLQKNLALTQKQITMSAMDYIPSANVFYQYSAKTYFGKSEGMNMTPPSLVGVSVSVPIWSSGTRTAKLQEAKLSHQIAQNEFITTSDALKIQERQLKYNLLSAYENYETQSKNIEVSERVFGNISNKYEYGRASSLDVTNASTNLITAQSNYIQSIIDLTNAKIELKNLLNITD